One window from the genome of Nicotiana sylvestris chromosome 9, ASM39365v2, whole genome shotgun sequence encodes:
- the LOC138878301 gene encoding uncharacterized protein, with product MRTLVGATPYLLVYGTEAVIHAEVEIPSLRIIVEAEIEDSEWVKTRLEQLTLIDEKRMAAVCHGQLYQQRMVCAYNRKVQPRNFEVGQLVLRRILLHYKEAKGKFALNWKGPYIIRKLLPKGALYLGDIERNDTKKTVNVDAVKRYYI from the coding sequence ATGCGCACATTAGTTGGAGCAACaccctatctattggtttatggcactgaagccgtgatacatgcagaagttgaaattccttctctTCGAATCATCGTCGAAGCTGAGATTGAGGATAGTGAATGGGTCAAGACCCGTCTAGAACAGCtaaccctgattgatgaaaagcggatggctgcagtttgccacgggcagttgtatcaacaaagaatggtcTGTGCCTACAACAGGAAAGTGCAGCCcaggaactttgaagtggggcaactcgttttgagACGTATTCTCCTGCATtacaaggaagcaaaaggaaagttcgctctaaactggaagggcccatacattataagaaaattgttGCCGAAAGGGGCATTGTATCTGGGAGACATTGAAAGAAATGACACTAAAAAAACTGTTAATGTAGACGCGGTCAAGAGGTATTACATTTAA